The DNA segment CAATGGATGCTGTCTGACAGTTGTCTCTTTTCAAGGCTCTCAAGCCGATTTTGAAGCGGGCGAAGAGACTCTCTCGCGGACCAATCTTGGCAACTTGCAAGTGGGCTCTGCAGTCAACCTTGAGCGTGCGCTTGCCGTTGGCGACCGGATGGGCGGGCACTATGTCAGCGGCCATGTCGATACGTTGGCAACGTTGAATCGCCGTGAAGAGGATCCGCCTTGGGCAAAGCTTTGGTTTGACGTTCCCCAACAGTGGACACGGCAAATGGCCCCCAAAGGGAGCGTGACGATCGACGGCGTCAGTTTGACTCTCGTGGACGTTTTGTCCACTCAATTCAGCGTCGCCCTGATTCCCCATACCCTAACGGTCACGACTCTGGGACAATTACAGACGAAGTCCCCAGTTAATATCGAAACCGACGTGCTCGCTAAATATGTCGGGCGCTTTTTGGAAACCCAAGAACGATGGCCGAACGCCAAACAGCCACCTACCTGAACGAACGTTTCGCTGCTGCGGGTTTACGCCCGCTGACACGTTTCGGTCAGAATTTTCTTATCGATCTAAATTTGCTGGAATTGATTGCACGCTCCGCGGAAATGCGGAAGACGGATGTGATTCTTGAGGTCGGGACCGGGATGGGGTCGCTGACGACCTTTCTTGCCAAAGCTGCCGGAGCGATTGTCACGGTCGAAATCGATGACAATTTGGCTCAGCTTTCCCAAGCTGAACTGGAACAGTTCCCGCACGTCAAACAGCTGCACGTCGATGCGCTGAAGAACAAGCACACGCTCGCGCCGGAATTGATGGACAGCGTCCGGTTCGCGATGGAAAAATTGGGCGAAGAGTCGCGATTCATGTTGGTTGCCAACCTACCCTACAACATCGCAACCCCATTGATCAGCAACCTGCTGGTCTGTGATACGCCTCCGGATCGGATGGTTGTCACGATTCAGAAAGAGCTGGCAGATCGAATCACCGCGGCACCCGGTTCCAAAGATTATGGTGCACTGACCGTCTGGGTTCAGGCTCAGTGCCGTCCGGAAATCGTGCGAATCATGTCCCCTCAGGTCTTCTGGCCTCGTCCGAAGGTCGATTCAGCTATCCTGCGAATCGATTTGCAGCCCGAGCGTCGAGCCGCCCTGCCCGATTTGAAATTCTTCCACGAAACCGTGCGAGCCCTCTTTTTCCATCGACGCAAATATTTGCGAAGTGTGGTCTGCAGCGGCTTTAAGGGGCGGCTGGATAAAGCGCAAGTCGATGCGGCTTTGGCGGCAGCCGGGTACACCGGCGGCGAGCGAGCTGAGCAGTTGCACGTCGAACAGATTATCGGTCTGACCGAACACCTGCGACAAGCGGTGATTTCAGCTTCCGAGTCTTGAGGTACCGGAGCGAGTTTTGAGATATCGGAGCGGTGCAAACCGCCCGGTCGTGCTGCCGGAGATCTCCCGTTTTGCCGGCAGCTTTCGCTGTTCTGCGGCGAATTAGGTCGATCTATCGGCTGGCCGCGGCAAAAGGGTGCTGGGATTACATACACCCGGGAGTGATAAATGTTGGTTTTTACGAGCATTTATCGCTGAAATGGTGACAGGCGTGAATTATTCTGAAATGAGGCTTGTCTGTTAGATGAGCCAATTTTGGATGTTCCTCAATGTCACTTGGAGTTTCTCACGCCATGAAACGTCTGTTTTCAACTTTGTCTCTCGCGCTAGCCCTTGGGTTTGTCCTGAACGCCGCAGTTTCGGCTCAAGATGCTGCGGCTCCTGCGCCGCCAGCGGCAGAAGCGGCTCCTTCGCCATCCGATGTGGCTCCTCCAGAACCACCAGCAGTGGAAGCCCCCGCCCCTGCTGCAGAGGCTCCAGCTCCCGCTCCTGCAGCCGAAGCTCCGCCAAAGCCAGTTGCTGAAGCGGCTCCAGAGCCGAAGCCAGCCGAAGAAGTTGTCGAGCCTGCACCGGTTGCTCACGAAGAAGTCATCGTCGAAACGAGTGGTTGCTGTCAGCCAGTTGTTTCCTGTTGCCAGCCAGTTCCGGTTTGCTGCGAACCCGCACCCGTTTGCTGCGAGCCAGCACCAGTCTGCTGCGAACCAGCACCGGTATGCTGCCAGCCACGTCATCGTCACGGTTTCTTCAAGCGTCGTTGCCGCTAAGTGCCGTTTAGGAAATGACGCTCCTTGACGGGAGAGTGTTTCTCAGAATTCGGGCGGTTTCTGAATCGATTATCGATTCGGATGCCGCCCTTTTTTTGTGGTTTCTTGGAATCAATTTTGTCGGTTGGTTCATGCATGGCGTTCACGTGACTGCCTGCAATGGCCTATCGGACGACCGCCAGGATGCGTCTTGATCGGTTGCCTAATAGAAAAAGAGGATGCCCTTTACGGACATCCTCTTTTGGGAAATCGAGAGTCGCTAGGATTTGGGGACCAATTCGAAATTGATCTCGTTGCTACCCGACTCGACGGTGATTTGGCGCGGTTCCAATTTGACATTCTTGGGACCGTTAGCCTTTGGCGGTGGAGGCATCGTTTCGTCGACTTCACCGTCGCTGGGAGGACTGCTCATCTGATAACTGATCTCGTGCTCTCCCAGCAATGCTCCGGGACGGTTGTGCAAGTAATACGCTTCGTACTTGCCTTCCTCATCCGTGACCGCCAGAGAAGGTCTTCCTCCGGCGGTGGGAGTGATTTCAAGGGCTACATTGGCGAGCCCTTTTCCGTCATGCATTACGACGCCGTGAACCGACCCGAGGGGCGGACCATCCTTTCCGCAGCCTGCCAGAAAACTAAAAGCCAAGCAAGGAAAAAGGATGCAACGGTTTAGTACGCTCATCGTCAAAACACCTTTACTACCAAAGGAAAATGCAAATTAAGCCGTAAGCCAGTGACCTGGCGATCTTGCGAACGCGTCGCATTACTGCGTGATGACGTAGCCATCGTCTCGCCCGCAGAGGGCTTGGAAGACATTGCGGAAGTCGGTTGAATCCGAGACAAACCGAATGGATCCGTCTCCCATCACAAACTGCACTCCCGAGGGATGGGCCGAGCGGTAGCCGTTGTGCAACGCCGTTGACCACTCCATCGTGTAGTTGCCGACGTTCAGGCTGTTGATCGGATAACGCGGGACGGTGACGTTTCGCGTCCATCCAAGCCAAGCGTGGAAACCGCGACCCGCTGACCACGCGCCCCCTTCACCGCGACCTGGACGAGTGTCCGTTTTGCCGCCATCGGTTCGATACATGTAATTCGAATGCTCGCCGACCATCAGCGTATTGCTGGTTCCGTCGATCACATTTGCGAAACGAGTCCCGCGATATTTGCTGTTCCATAGCGAGATCACACCGGAATCCTGCATCCAGCCATATCCGGTCCAGACGTTGTTGCTGCCGTCGCTGCGGGCCCCTGGGGTGAGTCCCGTTCCAGGTTCATAGTAGTACCCGATATTGGCGACATATTCGGGGATCTGGATATCGTAGTTTGATGGTGCTCCCAGTCCGGTCGTTCCCGCGGTGGCGGTATGAGAGCGGAAGCGTTCCAGCGGACTGGACGGACACCAGAAAGCGTCGACGCGTAGCTGAGACATCACTTCCCAGTTGCGGTTGGGGCCTTGGCGATCGCTGAAGTCCGAGTCGATAAACACCATCTGGTCGTAGGCCGCGTTCTGCTCGAGGAATGGCAGGATCATCACCATCCATGATGCGCCCATATTGGTCGTTCCCTCAGGCGAGCAAACGTTCCCAGGGAATTTTTGGAATGTGTCGTGGTAGTTGTGAACGGCCAAGCCAATCTGTTTCAGATTGTTGCTGCACTGCATTCGACGGGCCGCTTCGCGTGCTGCTTGCACTGCCGGCAGCAAGAGACCGACCAGTACTCCGATGATCGCAATCACGACCAGCAGCTCGACCAGGGTAAAACCACGCTGCGTAGATCGCCGTTCGCTGCTCTGAATAGAACCAAACATAGTGAACCTCATCGCGTATAAAGAAAAGAATCGATGTGGAGACCAATGAAGCAAGGGACTGGTATCTTTCCTCCTAAACAGACGCCTCGGAAAGGCTTTCAGGGGAGCCTAGGTTTCCCTAGCATTCGTTAGAATGCCTGTTTAGGTTGCTTCAAGTCACTTAGGTTCCAGAAAAGCACAGGTCGGATTTCTGTGCAATCCCTCTTTTGGTTGGATTGGTTTTTCCGGTGCAATGGTTCGGTGGCAATTTTTCGCTGTCTGGGTGGCCGTTGTTCCGGAGCGATACGATGCCGGCCGAGCTACCCGATTCGCTTATCCGCGGCCTCCTGGAACCGCAGGCAGAACCGTTGTCGATCACACAAATGGCCGGTTTTCCAATGTTTTGCAAGGCGACTAGCGGAACCTCAGCCCGGTTGTCGAGGTACATCCATGCGAACGAGCCCGGTGGATTATTGGAGTGAGCTTGCAGCTATTTGTCCGCCGATTCGGCGTGGGCTGGGAGCGTTTATTTGCCCTCCGGACGCTGGTCCGCGGTTTCCCGTAAACGCATAAAAGATCGCGGGCTATCGCCAAACGACTGGCTCTCAAGCTGTTTTCAGCACGGTTCACGGAACCTCAGCCTGGATGTCGGGGCGCAGCCAAGCCCACGGAGCAATTTGGGCTATGGGACTATCTGAGCTGTCCGCCCTAGAAGTCAGAATGGCTGATGAGGCATCCAAGCCATTCGTTTTAGAGACGACCGCATCAACAGTTCGTGATATGCACGCACTGTCCGGGTCGTTCCCGGCGGCATCGTTAGACGAGGCCTGACCCGGAAATCAAAAAAAGCGAGGGGGGATTGTTAATCAAAGGCCATCCTGCCAATCCAGGCTGAGGCCCAAAGCGACAGCCTACGGCAAGCGAAGAGTCTCCTTCACTCCCACCTCCTTCACTCCCACCTCCTTCACTCCCACCTCCTTCACTCCCACCTCCTTCACTCCCGCTTCCACTGCCCACCTCCAATCAACCCTTCACTGCACCGGCGAGCATTGCTTGGAATTTTTCAAACAAGTAATGGCTATCGTGAGGTCCCGAGGCGGCTTCCGGGTGGTACTGGACGCTGAACGCTCCCGATTCCTTGTGACGCAAACCTGCGATGGTGTTGTCGTTTAGGTTTCGGTGAGTGATTTCGAGGCAGCTGGGAAGGGAGTCTTCGTCGACGGCAAAACCATGGTTTTGAGTCGTGATTTCGACTTTGCTGGTCTCCAGGTCTTGAACCGGCTGGTTGACTCCACGGTGTCCGAACTTCAATTTGAAAGTTTTGGCACCACAGGCCAGGGCCAGCAATTGGTGTCCCAGGCAAATTCCGAATACGGGAACTTGCGGAAGCAGTTCGCTGATCGTTTTGTGTGCGTATTCAAGCGGTTCGGGGTCACCCGGTCCATTGGAAAGGAAGACGCCATCCGGTTGAGTTGCGAGAATTTCCTCGGTGCTGGTTGTGCCGGGGAGGATTGTGACGCGGTTGCCGCGAGCGTGGAAATGTCGTGGAATATTCCACTTCATGCCAAAATCGAGGCAGACGACGTGAGGTTGATTGCCCGCGGCTGCGGAGGCTCCAACCTGAGTCCATTCATCCAGGCCGTGTTCCCATTTCGATTGCTGAGCCGGCATGACTTCGCGGACCAGGTCTCGTCCGACCAACCCTAGGCTGGCCTTTGCCTTGGCGACCAAGCTGGCATCGTCCAGATCGGTTGTGGAGAGGACGCCTCGCATCGCTCCGGTTTCTCGGATGCGACGGACCAAGGCTCGGGTGTCGACACCGGCGATCGCGACGACGTTGTGTTTTCGCAGGTAGTCCGACAGCCCGCCCTCGCTGCGGAAGTTACTGTCGATGCGGCTGCTTTCGCGCACAACAAAACCGGAAAGGGCGGGTTTCCGATGTTCAACATCGGCTTCGTTGACCCCGTAATTTCCAATTTCAGGGTAGGTCATCGTGACAATTTGCCCACAGTAACTGGGGTCTGTCAGGATTTCCTGGTAACCGGTCATGGCGGTGTTGAACACAACCTCGCCAGTGACTTCACCTAATGCTCCAGTTGCTTTGCCGGAGTAAATGGATCCGTCTTCAAGGGCCAGTTTGGCGAGAGGAGCTCCGTTGAGATCGTTTTGAGCGTGCA comes from the Roseimaritima multifibrata genome and includes:
- the rsmA gene encoding 16S rRNA (adenine(1518)-N(6)/adenine(1519)-N(6))-dimethyltransferase RsmA — translated: MAERQTATYLNERFAAAGLRPLTRFGQNFLIDLNLLELIARSAEMRKTDVILEVGTGMGSLTTFLAKAAGAIVTVEIDDNLAQLSQAELEQFPHVKQLHVDALKNKHTLAPELMDSVRFAMEKLGEESRFMLVANLPYNIATPLISNLLVCDTPPDRMVVTIQKELADRITAAPGSKDYGALTVWVQAQCRPEIVRIMSPQVFWPRPKVDSAILRIDLQPERRAALPDLKFFHETVRALFFHRRKYLRSVVCSGFKGRLDKAQVDAALAAAGYTGGERAEQLHVEQIIGLTEHLRQAVISASES
- a CDS encoding DUF1559 domain-containing protein; protein product: MFGSIQSSERRSTQRGFTLVELLVVIAIIGVLVGLLLPAVQAAREAARRMQCSNNLKQIGLAVHNYHDTFQKFPGNVCSPEGTTNMGASWMVMILPFLEQNAAYDQMVFIDSDFSDRQGPNRNWEVMSQLRVDAFWCPSSPLERFRSHTATAGTTGLGAPSNYDIQIPEYVANIGYYYEPGTGLTPGARSDGSNNVWTGYGWMQDSGVISLWNSKYRGTRFANVIDGTSNTLMVGEHSNYMYRTDGGKTDTRPGRGEGGAWSAGRGFHAWLGWTRNVTVPRYPINSLNVGNYTMEWSTALHNGYRSAHPSGVQFVMGDGSIRFVSDSTDFRNVFQALCGRDDGYVITQ
- the carA gene encoding glutamine-hydrolyzing carbamoyl-phosphate synthase small subunit, which gives rise to MHAQNDLNGAPLAKLALEDGSIYSGKATGALGEVTGEVVFNTAMTGYQEILTDPSYCGQIVTMTYPEIGNYGVNEADVEHRKPALSGFVVRESSRIDSNFRSEGGLSDYLRKHNVVAIAGVDTRALVRRIRETGAMRGVLSTTDLDDASLVAKAKASLGLVGRDLVREVMPAQQSKWEHGLDEWTQVGASAAAGNQPHVVCLDFGMKWNIPRHFHARGNRVTILPGTTSTEEILATQPDGVFLSNGPGDPEPLEYAHKTISELLPQVPVFGICLGHQLLALACGAKTFKLKFGHRGVNQPVQDLETSKVEITTQNHGFAVDEDSLPSCLEITHRNLNDNTIAGLRHKESGAFSVQYHPEAASGPHDSHYLFEKFQAMLAGAVKG
- a CDS encoding carboxypeptidase regulatory-like domain-containing protein — protein: MSVLNRCILFPCLAFSFLAGCGKDGPPLGSVHGVVMHDGKGLANVALEITPTAGGRPSLAVTDEEGKYEAYYLHNRPGALLGEHEISYQMSSPPSDGEVDETMPPPPKANGPKNVKLEPRQITVESGSNEINFELVPKS
- a CDS encoding riboflavin synthase, with amino-acid sequence MFTGLVETLGQIVDVIQDPPGRRLRVECGLVADGMAVGDSIAINGCCLTVVSFQGSQADFEAGEETLSRTNLGNLQVGSAVNLERALAVGDRMGGHYVSGHVDTLATLNRREEDPPWAKLWFDVPQQWTRQMAPKGSVTIDGVSLTLVDVLSTQFSVALIPHTLTVTTLGQLQTKSPVNIETDVLAKYVGRFLETQERWPNAKQPPT